The window AGGACACTGGCAGCAAGGACGGACAGAGCGATCTGCGCCCACAGGTGCTTCGCCAGAAACACGTTGATCCGTTCCATGCCCGGCCTCCCTAGATCCGCTTCCTGGCCCGGACGGTCGTGAGCAGCATGGCGCACGCCACGGCCAAAAGGATCCAGGCCACTGCGCAGTACGCCCAAGCCGTCATCCCCCGTACCGCGCCGACCGAACTCGCCACCGCCCACACGGCCAGGACGAAACAGAGGGCGGTCCATGCGATGTCGGCGAACCGGAAGCGTAGTTGAGCGCGCTGACGGGTGCCGGGCTGCAACGTGCCGAGTCCAGTGACCTCGGCCCTCTTGCGCGATTCCACGAAACGTCACTCCTCTCAGCCGGACTGGGTCTCCCGACTACCCGGGCCCTACGCGCACACGCACCAAGTAGGCCTATGTATGCGGAAGTTGTTGATCCGTTTACCTCTGGCCGGAAAGCCACCCAAGGGCCTGTTCGACCTCACCATCACTTGCCGAGAACCCTCGTTTGCGATGGATGGACGGGGGCACGAGGTCTTCACCGCAACAATGGCGAAGACCCTACGAGGAGGCGTGCCTCATGAGTGCCGGCGAAAAGGCCAAGGCGAAGACCGAGCAGGCTCAGGGAAAGGCCGAACAGGCTGTCGGAAAGGCCGTCGGGAACGACCGCATGGCCGCCGAGGGCCAGGCCAAGAAGAACACGGGTGACGCCCGCGAAGCCAAGGAAAAGGCCAAGGACGCCTTCAAGCACTGAGCCGCCCTCGGCGCATGAGAGGGGCTGTCCCGGGAAGAACCGGGGCGGCCCCTCTTTCTCGTGTGCTCCGGAACCGCCGACCCTCCGAAGGCCGTCACCTGCTTGTGTCGACAGCCTCCTGATCACCAGCAGCAAACCTGGTCATTCGGCTGTGCGGCCTCCGACAGCTCCCTTTTCGACGTGGGGGCGGCCGCCACGCTCTACCCCCTCATTCTCCGTCGACAGCATTCGACGTCCACGCTTGCCAACACGCGCACAGACGCGACCGCTCTGACCTGCGGCACAGATCGCCGACCCGAGCCCGCGGCTCGGTACGGCACGGTGCACCCCATCGCAGCGGACATCTGACACGCTCCCCGCCTCGCCAACCTCCTCCATGTGTTTTGTCATGGGAGGTGGGGGCATTCGCAGCCTGCATCGAGGCGACGCGGGTATCGGCACCAGGCTGCCCACGACGTTCCGCGGACGGGCCAGGCCGAATCAGATGACGAGGGGTTGGTCACGATGACCGTGGCACGGCAGCAGGGCAGCGGGGGCGGCTCCAGCGGCCTGTACGACGTACTGGAGCTCATCCTCGATCGCGGGCTCGTCATCGACGCTTTCATACGCGTCTCCGTCATCGGCATCGAGATCCTCACGATCGACATACGGATCGTCGTCGCCAGCATCGACACCTACCTCCGCTTCGCCGAGGCATGCAACCGCCTCGACCTGGAATCCGGACCCCGCAAACCAGCGGGCCGCACCGACCTGACGGAATCGCTGACCGAGTCAGGCGCCCGTGGCAAGACCAAGGGAGCCCTCTCCGGCGCCGCCGAGACCGTCTTCGACGCCTACCAACAGGCACGCGACGAAGGCAGAGCCCGTCAGAGCGAGCGCGCTGCGGACCGGGAAACGGAGTGACGTGACGACTACCAGGGCTGACAGGGTCAGCAGTGCCTCCCCGCCGCAGTTCCAGGTCACTATCGGCTGTACTGCCGCCGGGCGGTCCGGGTAGCGGAAGGTGGTCTGTACCCGGTCGCTGCTCTCCATTTCCGTCCGTGGCCGACATGCCGCAGGGAGCTGGGCGTCCAGCCGTGCCACCGCCCCACTGGCTGCCGGGGCGGCGCACGCCTGTCGTCCCGACGACCTCGATGCAGCGGTATCCGCTGACGGCGATGGTCTGCGTGTTCTCCGGCGGGGCGGAGATCATGGCCGTACGGGAGGTCCGCTCGGACAAGACGGCAGGTGGGCTATGGCTCCTGCGTCGGGTGCGTCCCCCTGCCGCCTTCTGAGAACCTGGTGACGAGGGGTGGTATCCCATGACCGGTTCGTGCGGCGAGCTGAATCCTGGCTTCGGGGACGCCGTTCTGCGTGACCTGGGTGCCGGTGTCTTCACCCTCGACGCGGCCGGGCTGATCACCTACGTCAATCCATGGGCGGAGCGTCTGCTGGTCCGGCCGGCGGCGCAGATGCTGGGGCGTGACGCGCATGATCTGCTCCACCGCAGCCCGGACGGCGGTCGGGTTCCGCCCGAGCGGTGCCTGCTGCGGGCTCCGCTCGCGGGCGGCACGGATGCGGTCGAAGGAAGCGAGGAGTACTTCCTGCGCGGGGACGGGGTCCTGCTGCCGATCATCTGGTCGGCGACGCCGCTGGTCCTTCGCAGTGGCGCGCCCAGCGGGTTGGTGATCGTCTTCAGTGACTTCAGCTTGCACCGGGACGCCGAAGACCGGGCGACCGCCCATACCGCCGCTCTGGAAGCGCTCACCGACCGGCTGAATCTCCTCTCGGAGGTTTCGTCGGTCCTCATGTCCCACATGGACGCCACCGTCGCCGTGCGCGAGCTGCTTCCCTTGCTGGTACCGGTACTCGGTCACTGGGCCGCTATCGACCTCGTCGACGCGCGATCCGGCGCCCTGCAGCGCGTCGCCGTGCGCAGCCCGGCCGATCCACGCCTCGCCGGGCAACTGACCGGCCCGCTTCCGCTGCCGGCGACGCATCAGCCGGAGATCATCCGCGGCGACCGTCCGGTCCTGTTGCAGGCGACCGACATGCTGGATGCGGACGTGCCGCTCGCGACCACCCACCGGATCTTGTTCGAACGACTCGGCGGCCATTGGGCCACCGCCGTACCCATCCGGTCCCGCCGGCGGTACTACGGCGTCCTGACCGTGGCGCGAGCCGAAGAATCCCCTCCGCCGGCCGAGGCCGAGATGCGGCTGCTCGCCGACATCGGACGCCGTCTCGCGCTGGTGCTGGACAACAAGCAGCTCTACGACGAGCAGCGCAACGTCGCGGAGACCATGCAACGCCAGCTACTCGCCCCACTGCCGCAGGTCGACCACCTGCGCATGGCCGCCCGCTACCTGCCGGCGCAGCGCGCCCTGGAGATCGGCGGCGACTGGTACGACGCCTTCCTGCTCTCCGACGGCGTCATGGCCCTGGTGATCGGCGACGTGGTGGGCCACGATCTGCAGGCCGCGGTCCACATGGCCGAGGTACGGAACATGCTGCGCGCTCTGGCCTGGACCCACGTGGAGCCCCCCAGCATGATCATGCAGCGGCTGGACGAGGCAGTGACCCACACCAGCGACGCACCCATGGCCACGCTGATCTTCGCCCGGGTCGAAGGCCCAGAAGGAGGGCCTTGGCGGCTGCGCTGGGTCAACGCCGGTCACCCTCCGCCGCTGCTGATCACGCCCGACGGAGCGACACGATTCCTCAGCGGCGGCCACGGGCCGCTGATCGGCATGAGCACCACCTTGCACCTGGGCCTGACCTGGCCGGACGCGTGTGAGGACCTACCGGCGGAGGCCACCGTGCTCTTCTACACCGACGGCCTGGTCGAGAGCAGGGAACAGCCCATCGACGCCGGCATGGCCAGACTCCGCCACCACGCCTCCCTCCTGGCCAAGCGACTGGACGCCGGGACCATCGACGACTTCTGCGATGAACTCCTGCGGCGCCTCTCCCCTCACGGCGACGACACAGCCCTGCTGGCCCTGCGCCTCCCACCGGCCGGAGCCGGCGCCCGCGACGACCACAGTCCGGCACCCCCACCGCAAGACCCTCACAGCCCCGCCGCCCCTGAACGGGCCGCTCCCGGTTCACTCCAGGAACACGCTCCCGTCCAGGACCCCACACGAGCGACCCGCGAGGCCCGGCGCCCGCCGGACAGACCCGACATGTAGGGCCCGCGGTCGATGGGAGGGCAGACTCTGGTTCCTGAGCACTCGCTACGAGGCCTCTGTGTCGGACGTGAGCGCGGTTGTTCCCATGAATGCCGCCCTACGTCCTCTGCGCATGGGCCTTGTTGGCCGTACTCGCAGGACAGAATCTCTGAACTGACGACGCGCAACCGATCGAGTCGTTCGCGAGGTCAGTAATTCAGGTGAGGCCACCCGGTCGAGTTGCCCGCCCTCTGGTGGGGGACGCGCGCCGTCCTGAGGTGATGGCCGTCCGAACGACCTGGCGGTACCTCGATTGCCGGCCGACGGCGGCGTGCACCACCATGCTCACCCCAGTAC of the Streptomyces sp. 1222.5 genome contains:
- a CDS encoding CsbD family protein; its protein translation is MSAGEKAKAKTEQAQGKAEQAVGKAVGNDRMAAEGQAKKNTGDAREAKEKAKDAFKH
- the gvpJ gene encoding gas vesicle protein GvpJ, whose product is MTVARQQGSGGGSSGLYDVLELILDRGLVIDAFIRVSVIGIEILTIDIRIVVASIDTYLRFAEACNRLDLESGPRKPAGRTDLTESLTESGARGKTKGALSGAAETVFDAYQQARDEGRARQSERAADRETE
- a CDS encoding SpoIIE family protein phosphatase, which codes for MTGSCGELNPGFGDAVLRDLGAGVFTLDAAGLITYVNPWAERLLVRPAAQMLGRDAHDLLHRSPDGGRVPPERCLLRAPLAGGTDAVEGSEEYFLRGDGVLLPIIWSATPLVLRSGAPSGLVIVFSDFSLHRDAEDRATAHTAALEALTDRLNLLSEVSSVLMSHMDATVAVRELLPLLVPVLGHWAAIDLVDARSGALQRVAVRSPADPRLAGQLTGPLPLPATHQPEIIRGDRPVLLQATDMLDADVPLATTHRILFERLGGHWATAVPIRSRRRYYGVLTVARAEESPPPAEAEMRLLADIGRRLALVLDNKQLYDEQRNVAETMQRQLLAPLPQVDHLRMAARYLPAQRALEIGGDWYDAFLLSDGVMALVIGDVVGHDLQAAVHMAEVRNMLRALAWTHVEPPSMIMQRLDEAVTHTSDAPMATLIFARVEGPEGGPWRLRWVNAGHPPPLLITPDGATRFLSGGHGPLIGMSTTLHLGLTWPDACEDLPAEATVLFYTDGLVESREQPIDAGMARLRHHASLLAKRLDAGTIDDFCDELLRRLSPHGDDTALLALRLPPAGAGARDDHSPAPPPQDPHSPAAPERAAPGSLQEHAPVQDPTRATREARRPPDRPDM